One segment of Streptomyces sp. NA02950 DNA contains the following:
- a CDS encoding SDR family oxidoreductase — MAVTIDLAGQVAVVTGGTRGVGAGIARALLAAGAEVVVCARRAPGRPVEAAGRTARYRPLDVRDADAVDGFFTWLRAAYGRLDLLVNNVGGSPYGLIADTGPRRAARVLELNLTAPMTVALAAHAMMRHQHGGGSVVMIGSVSGTRPSPGTAAYGAAKAGLENLARTLAVEWAPEVRVNTLVLGMVRTELSHLHYGEADGVAAVGRTVPLGRLAEPAEAGDACVFLTSGLARYITGASLAVHGGGERPAFLHAATVNAAEDTAATDPSAQGPTVQAPTTQEE; from the coding sequence GTGGCCGTCACCATCGACCTCGCCGGGCAGGTCGCCGTGGTCACCGGAGGAACGCGCGGCGTCGGGGCGGGCATCGCACGCGCCCTGCTCGCCGCCGGGGCCGAGGTGGTGGTGTGCGCCCGCCGCGCCCCCGGCCGCCCGGTCGAGGCCGCCGGCCGCACCGCGCGATACCGGCCGCTGGACGTCCGTGACGCCGATGCCGTCGACGGCTTCTTCACCTGGCTGCGGGCTGCGTACGGCCGCCTGGACCTCCTGGTCAACAACGTCGGAGGCAGCCCCTACGGGTTGATCGCCGACACCGGTCCACGCCGCGCCGCCCGGGTCCTGGAGCTGAATCTGACCGCGCCCATGACCGTCGCCCTCGCCGCCCACGCGATGATGCGCCATCAGCACGGCGGCGGCTCCGTCGTGATGATCGGCAGCGTCAGCGGAACCCGCCCTTCCCCGGGCACCGCCGCCTACGGGGCCGCCAAGGCGGGCCTGGAGAACCTCGCCCGCACCCTGGCCGTGGAATGGGCCCCGGAGGTGCGGGTGAACACTCTCGTGCTCGGCATGGTCCGCACCGAGCTGTCGCATCTGCACTACGGAGAGGCGGACGGTGTCGCCGCCGTCGGCCGGACCGTGCCGCTCGGACGGCTGGCCGAACCCGCCGAGGCCGGTGACGCTTGTGTCTTCCTCACCTCCGGCCTCGCCCGCTACATCACCGGCGCGAGCCTGGCCGTGCACGGCGGCGGGGAGCGCCCGGCCTTCCTCCACGCCGCCACGGTGAACGCGGCGGAGGACACCGCCGCGACCGATCCCAGCGCCCAGGGCCCCACGGTCCAGGCCCCCACCACCCAGGAGGAGTGA